In Columba livia isolate bColLiv1 breed racing homer chromosome 16, bColLiv1.pat.W.v2, whole genome shotgun sequence, the DNA window ccactgggtttctctattctctgctgcacacggccaatacattttcactgcccctgtgcaagggcaatgccctgggccagttcttctgtgaaatcccccagatcctcaagctctcctgctcagacacctacctcagggaacttgggcttattgtGGTTAGTGTCTGCATAATTtctatgtgttttgtgttcattgtggtgtcctatgtgcagatcttcagggccgtgctgaggatcacctctgagcagggtcggcacaaagccttttccacctgcctccctcacctggccgtggtctctcTGTTTGTAAGCACTGTCATATTATCTCACTTGAAGCCCCCtaccatctcctccccatccctggacctggtggtgtcagttctgtactcagtggtgcctccagcagtgaaccccctcatctacagcatgaggaaccaggagatCAAGGATTCAGTGTGGCAGCTGATGACTGGCTGCTTTCCAAAGCAATAACCTGCTCATGTCTTCTGCATAGCATATGTAATGTAAATGATTTTCTCACTGAGTGGTTGTGCCCATGTCCGCTGGACACCCTAGAGAACCTGCTGCAGGTCAATCGTCA includes these proteins:
- the LOC135575605 gene encoding olfactory receptor 14A16-like, which gives rise to MSNSSSITQFLLLPFTDTRELQLLHFWLFLGIYLAALLGNGLIITTIAWDQHLHTPMYFFLLNLALLDLGYISTTVPKSMGNSLWNTRAISYTGCAAQVFLVVFLASAEYWLLTIMSYDRYVAICKPLHYRTLLGSRACVHMAAAAWATGFLYSLLHTANTFSLPLCKGNALGQFFCEIPQILKLSCSDTYLRELGLIVVSVCIISMCFVFIVVSYVQIFRAVLRITSEQGRHKAFSTCLPHLAVVSLFVSTVILSHLKPPTISSPSLDLVVSVLYSVVPPAVNPLIYSMRNQEIKDSVWQLMTGCFPKQ